From one Lycium ferocissimum isolate CSIRO_LF1 chromosome 5, AGI_CSIRO_Lferr_CH_V1, whole genome shotgun sequence genomic stretch:
- the LOC132057866 gene encoding F-box/kelch-repeat protein At3g23880-like, translating into MNLPEEILVEILSRLPVKCLHRFKCVSKLFTCLICDPHFHNKHLRHAQSCSNLESKRLLANIDFDLRVSCSLFSACYNNRNIAWRPNYAASNDKIRKNSISVAVVCSHVNGLFCVSFGPPSGCFDWFEICLWKPTINELRRLPNSSSLSHEETEPHYGLGYDSANDDYVVVRLITNLNDMVTKKRSIRVELYSLKTDSWTPIYQPFPYTMLHDLRDTYFDCHFVNGRFHWMVLCDKSNYHDFSPVIVFLDLSNYEYKDIPQPNYTKVPNTLVSWKDAIGIVVLDGRLCVCCNYFERGSFDLWTMKDYGVHQSWTMMLSIPTIDGILASLNLSSWYLVPLYLFENGDVLLKTGKIRSTGERNILVYKKTKKVFEPILLGASNVYTETNVPTVNH; encoded by the coding sequence ATGAATCTTCCTGAGGAAATCTTAGTGGAAATTCTCTCAAGGCTTCCGGTTAAGTGTCTCCATCGTTTCAAGTGTGTATCCAAATTGTTTACCTGTTTAATATGTGACCCCCACTTCCACAACAAACACCTCCGACATGCCCAAAGTTGTAGCAATTTGGAATCTAAAAGACTGCTTGCTAATATTGATTTTGATCTCAGGGTATCTTGCTCGTTATTTTCTGCTTGTTATAACAACAGAAATATCGCCTGGAGACCTAACTATGCTGCTAGCAATGataaaattaggaaaaattccATATCGGTGGCTGTTGTTTGCTCGCATGTTAACGGTTTATTCTGCGTGTCTTTTGGACCCCCGTCAGGTTGTTTTGATTGGTTTGAGATATGTCTTTGGAAACCTACCATCAATGAGTTAAGACGACTTCCCAATTCTTCTTCACTGAGTCATGAGGAAACAGAACCCCATTATGGGTTGGGTTATGACTCAGCCAATGATGATTATGTAGTTGTGAGGCTCATCACAAATCTAAATGATATGGTTACGAAGAAAAGGTCTATCAGAGTCGAATTATATTCTTTGAAAACTGATTCTTGGACGCCTATTTATCAACCATTCCCTTACACTATGCTTCATGATCTTAGAGACACTTATTTTGACTGTCACTTTGTGAACGGTAGATTCCATTGGATGGTCCTTTGTGACAAATCCAATTATCATGATTTCTCACCAGTGATTGTGTTCCTAGACTTGTCAAACTATGAATACAAAGATATACCACAACCTAATTACACAAAGGTGCCAAATACTTTAGTAAGTTGGAAAGATGCCATTGGTATAGTTGTCCTAGATGGTCGGCTTTGTGTCTGCTGCAATTACTTTGAACGCGGTTCTTTTGATTTGTGGACAATGAAAGATTATGGGGTCCATCAATCTTGGACGATGATGCTCTCTATCCCTACTATAGATGGTATTCTGGCATCtcttaatttgtcatcttgGTATTTGGTTCCGTTGTACTTGTTTGAAAATGGCGATGTTTTGCTCAAGACAGGCAAAATCAGATCAACCGGAGAACGCAACATATTGGTCtacaagaaaaccaagaaagTATTCGAGCCAATTCTACTAGGAGCTAGTAATGTCTATACAGAGACCAATGTCCCCACTGTAAACCACTGA